The following coding sequences are from one Eucalyptus grandis isolate ANBG69807.140 chromosome 11, ASM1654582v1, whole genome shotgun sequence window:
- the LOC104425050 gene encoding GDSL esterase/lipase At4g10955: MAKRSSEEMMKEETPKEETPAEGEEAHPYAFHVSGPRNVSSPNWRELLNSSWKDENYKRTVLACFIQAVYLLELDRQENRPEESALAPKWWLPFKYKLSQTLIDERDGSIFGAVLEWDRAAALAEFILIRPSGAPKAVLALRGTLLKGPTIRRDIQDDLRFLTWESLKGSVRFNVALEALRSAAQSYGSNNVCIVGHSLGAGFALQVGKALAKEGIYVDAHLFNPPSVSLAMSLRNIGEKAGVAWTRLRSMFPSSSEQENQASTDESRTISESGLRGWMAQLNRSKTLNLGMKKWVPHLYVNNSDYICCYYTDPPGTEESGGDKENVSPGLMNVQQAAAKLFVMSKGKQKQKFLEAHGLEQWWSEGLELQLALNNSKLINRQLKSLYSIPPPNQTPKKP; this comes from the exons ATGGCGAAGAGAAGTTCCGAGGAGATGATGAAGGAGGAGACGCCGAAAGAGGAGACGCCTgcggaaggagaagaagctcaTCCCTACGCGTTTCATGTGTCTGGACCTCGCAATGTCTCCTCCCCCAACTGGAGAGAGCTCCTCAATTCCAGTTG GAAGGATGAGAATTACAAGAGAACGGTGCTCGCCTGCTTCATCCAAGCCGTCTACTTGCTCGAATTGGACAGACAAGAGAACCGGCCTGAGGAAAGCGCACTCGCCCCAAAATGGTGGCTGCCCTTCAAGTACAAGCTGTCCCAAACGCTAATCGACGAGAGGGACGGATCGATATTCGGCGCTGTCCTGGAATGGGACAGGGCCGCGGCACTAGCTGAATTCATACTGATCAGACCCAGCGGCGCGCCGAAAGCCGTGTTGGCCCTAAGAGGGACATTGCTCAAAGGCCCCACGATCCGCAGGGACATCCAGGATGACCTCCGGTTCCTCACATGGGAAAGCCTGAAAGGCTCGGTCCGGTTCAACGTGGCTCTAGAGGCATTGAGATCGGCGGCGCAAAGCTACGGGAGCAATAATGTGTGCATCGTGGGGCATTCGTTGGGGGCCGGGTTTGCATTGCAGGTGGGGAAAGCTTTAGCCAAAGAAGGCATCTACGTGGATGCCCATCTGTTCAATCCGCCCTCGGTTTCGCTGGCTATGAGCCTGAGAAACATCGGAGAGAAAGCCGGGGTCGCTTGGACGAGACTCAGGTCGATGTTCCCTTCGAGCAGCGAACAAGAAAACCAGGCGAGCACCGACGAGTCGCGGACGATTTCAGAGTCCGGTTTGAGGGGCTGGATGGCGCAACTGAATAGGAGCAAGACTCTGAATTTGGGAATGAAGAAATGGGTGCCTCATCTGTATGTCAACAACAGCGACTACATTTGCTGCTATTACACCGATCCGCCGGGCACGGAAGAGAGTGGCGGCGACAAGGAGAATGTCAGCCCGGGCCTGATGAACGTGCAACAGGCGGCAGCGAAGCTGTTTGTGATGTCCAAGgggaagcagaagcagaagttCCTCGAGGCGCACGGCCTGGAGCAGTGGTGGTCGGAGGGGCTGGAGCTTCAGCTGGCCCTTAACAACAGCAAGCTCATCAACAGGCAGCTCAAGTCCCTGTACAGCATCCCGCCTCCGAACCAAACGCCGAAAAAGCCCTAG